A section of the Quatrionicoccus australiensis genome encodes:
- a CDS encoding protein-glutamate methylesterase/protein-glutamine glutaminase: MQNKIKVMIVDDSALVRQVVTQAISKDPSIEVIGTAQDPVYALAKMQANWPDVLVLDIEMPRMDGLTFLKKIMAEHPTPVIICSSLAERGAQVTMEALAVGAVNIITKPKIDLKAFLEDSANDILSAVKAAARTNIGALRRLTSTPTPIPSRARISADAMLPSSHFGAKMYGTTDKLVAIGTSTGGTQALEAVLTRLPAVCTGIVIVQHMPEKFTAMFAARLDSLCQLEIREGKDGDRVRPGLALIAPGGRHMMIKRSGAQYYVEVKDGPLVNRHKPSVDVLFRSVAQVAGKNALGIIMTGMGDDGARGLKEMSESGATTIAEDESTCVVFGMPKEAIKLGGADKVVPLDKIPQEIITYGT, encoded by the coding sequence ATGCAGAACAAAATCAAGGTCATGATCGTGGATGATTCGGCACTCGTCCGTCAGGTCGTCACACAGGCAATATCGAAGGACCCTTCGATCGAAGTCATCGGCACGGCGCAGGATCCGGTCTATGCCCTCGCCAAGATGCAGGCCAACTGGCCGGATGTCCTGGTACTGGATATCGAGATGCCGCGCATGGACGGGCTGACCTTTCTCAAGAAGATCATGGCCGAACATCCGACCCCGGTAATCATCTGCTCTTCCCTTGCCGAACGCGGTGCACAAGTCACCATGGAAGCGCTGGCGGTCGGGGCAGTCAACATCATTACCAAGCCAAAAATCGATCTCAAAGCCTTTCTTGAGGACTCTGCCAACGACATCCTGAGCGCCGTCAAGGCAGCGGCCCGCACCAACATCGGTGCCCTGCGCCGACTGACCAGTACGCCCACGCCCATACCAAGCCGAGCCAGGATTTCAGCCGATGCCATGCTGCCAAGCAGCCATTTCGGGGCAAAGATGTACGGCACAACCGATAAGCTGGTTGCGATCGGCACCTCGACCGGCGGCACCCAGGCGCTGGAAGCGGTCTTGACCCGGTTGCCCGCGGTGTGCACCGGCATCGTCATCGTGCAGCACATGCCGGAAAAATTCACCGCCATGTTTGCCGCCCGACTCGACAGCCTCTGCCAGTTGGAGATCAGGGAAGGCAAAGATGGTGACCGGGTACGCCCCGGCCTCGCCTTGATCGCGCCGGGCGGGCGCCACATGATGATCAAGCGCAGCGGCGCCCAGTATTACGTCGAGGTCAAGGACGGCCCTCTGGTCAATCGCCATAAACCATCGGTGGACGTGTTGTTCCGCTCGGTTGCCCAGGTCGCCGGCAAGAACGCCCTCGGCATCATCATGACCGGAATGGGTGACGATGGCGCCCGCGGCTTGAAGGAAATGTCTGAGAGCGGAGCAACAACCATTGCCGAGGACGAGTCGACTTGCGTGGTGTTTGGCATGCCCAAGGAAGCGATCAAGCTGGGCGGAGCCGACAAGGTTGTTCCCTTGGACAAAATTCCGCAGGAAATCATCACCTACGGCACCTGA
- a CDS encoding EAL domain-containing protein yields the protein MTHPSKPCDDFRLLAESLPDGIARYDRVGRLTYRNKAYRRLDPDLRALAVTPTVDGANLAKSTLYDQLRTAIANGTPGAIDLCWQDAAGQTQHVELRATPELNAAGEIDGVLAVARNISKQRETQRQLCLLKFALDHVTEAIYLIDENGRLLHVNDASCRSLGYSYAELMTMSVFDIDPDYSSNDWNQHWQQMLHTGSRTLTSRHQRKDKRLFPVEIRAARFEFDGSIYNFALAQDITERELAEQAARQRQNEFTTLIENSPDTIARYDRNCRRLYSNASLIRLAGMSAEQMLGQRPSEYNLSNSALAYEKALLTVITSGEADEIEHTWPAADGRTLCSHLILTPEFAADEQVTSVLVIGRDITALKESERRLRQAEAMARLGHWQWELSSGKKVSVSAEMCRIFGKSADWQPKINQVFSMILDEDRKPLLKAYRDACERKETELTLSGYRIRIAKQVLHLHTHICIEYGQEGKPRRLIATTQDISELKNYESRLQEMAFHDSLTGLPNRILLGERLNHCLERATRHGGTLGLIILDIDRFKEVNDTHGHDLGDLLLHEAAERLRRLVRDYDTVARLGGDEFAVVLPNIREAADLGSISRKILDVLAQPFQLGSQEAFISASIGIAVFPSDGRTATELFQYADSALYDAKDRGRAGFRFYSAELSAKSKERAMLELALRRAETAGELEVFYQPKIDLANGRLVGAEALLRWRHPSFGMVQPDKFIGIAEDTGLIVSIGAWVLNQACLAARRWNESGERRLKIAVNLSSRQFRDNDLVATVLRALRLTGCKPAWLEFEITESLLLDDNKEIGVALKAFRDMGISIAIDDFGTGYSSLAYLKRFPINVLKIDRSFISDVMLDRDSTELVKGIITMAHSLRLELVAEGIETEKQELFLQAHGCHLGQGYRYSKPIPGEAFERLPQMLNETQPRMFPALDRDAAKPDAATLQ from the coding sequence ATGACCCATCCGAGCAAACCCTGCGACGACTTCCGCTTGCTGGCAGAAAGCCTGCCGGATGGCATCGCCCGTTATGATCGGGTGGGACGCCTGACTTATCGCAACAAGGCGTACCGGCGCCTGGATCCGGATTTGCGGGCTCTTGCCGTAACACCAACGGTAGACGGCGCTAATCTCGCCAAATCGACCTTGTATGACCAGTTGCGGACGGCCATCGCCAACGGCACGCCCGGCGCCATCGATCTCTGCTGGCAGGACGCCGCCGGCCAGACGCAACATGTCGAACTACGCGCCACCCCCGAGCTCAATGCTGCGGGCGAGATCGACGGCGTCCTCGCCGTCGCCCGCAACATATCGAAACAGAGGGAAACGCAGCGGCAACTCTGCCTGCTGAAATTCGCACTCGATCACGTAACAGAAGCGATATACCTGATCGACGAAAATGGCAGGCTACTGCATGTCAACGACGCCAGTTGCCGTTCGCTCGGTTACTCCTACGCCGAACTCATGACAATGAGCGTTTTCGATATCGATCCCGATTATTCGTCGAACGACTGGAATCAGCACTGGCAACAGATGCTGCACACCGGCTCACGCACCTTGACGAGCCGCCACCAGCGCAAGGACAAGCGCCTTTTCCCGGTGGAGATCAGGGCTGCCCGCTTCGAATTCGACGGCAGCATCTACAATTTCGCGCTAGCCCAGGACATTACTGAAAGGGAACTGGCGGAACAGGCTGCACGGCAGCGCCAGAATGAGTTCACGACGCTGATTGAAAACTCGCCGGACACCATTGCTCGCTACGATCGCAATTGTCGCCGCCTGTACAGCAATGCCAGTCTGATTCGTCTGGCCGGCATGTCTGCTGAACAGATGCTCGGCCAACGCCCGTCCGAATACAATCTCAGCAACAGCGCCCTTGCCTACGAGAAGGCACTGCTCACCGTCATCACCAGCGGCGAAGCTGATGAAATCGAGCATACCTGGCCGGCCGCCGACGGTCGCACGTTGTGCAGCCACCTGATCCTGACGCCGGAGTTCGCGGCCGACGAGCAGGTCACCAGCGTTCTTGTCATCGGCCGCGACATCACCGCGCTCAAAGAAAGCGAACGCCGCCTGCGCCAGGCCGAAGCCATGGCTCGCCTGGGACATTGGCAATGGGAGCTTAGTAGCGGCAAGAAAGTCAGCGTTTCCGCCGAGATGTGCCGGATATTCGGCAAGAGTGCCGATTGGCAGCCAAAAATCAATCAGGTTTTTTCCATGATCCTTGATGAGGACAGGAAGCCCTTGCTCAAGGCCTACCGCGACGCCTGCGAGCGGAAGGAGACCGAGCTGACACTCAGCGGCTACCGGATACGGATTGCCAAACAAGTACTGCACCTGCACACCCACATTTGCATCGAGTATGGACAGGAAGGCAAACCACGCCGCCTGATCGCAACGACGCAAGATATCAGCGAGCTGAAAAACTACGAGTCGCGCCTGCAGGAAATGGCCTTTCACGACTCGTTGACCGGTCTGCCGAACCGCATCCTGCTCGGCGAGCGCCTCAATCATTGCCTGGAAAGGGCAACCCGGCACGGCGGTACGCTCGGCCTGATCATTCTTGACATCGACCGCTTCAAGGAGGTCAACGATACTCACGGCCACGATCTCGGTGACCTGCTCCTGCACGAAGCGGCCGAACGCCTGCGCCGCCTGGTGCGCGACTACGATACGGTAGCTCGTCTGGGCGGCGACGAATTTGCCGTCGTCCTGCCCAACATTCGCGAGGCAGCCGATCTCGGCAGCATTTCGCGGAAAATACTGGATGTCCTGGCCCAACCATTCCAGTTGGGGTCGCAGGAGGCGTTCATCTCGGCCAGCATCGGGATCGCCGTCTTCCCGAGTGATGGAAGAACCGCAACCGAACTCTTCCAGTACGCCGACTCGGCGCTCTATGACGCAAAGGACCGCGGGCGCGCCGGCTTCCGCTTCTACTCGGCCGAACTGAGCGCCAAATCGAAGGAACGGGCGATGCTGGAATTGGCCCTGCGGCGCGCCGAGACTGCAGGCGAACTGGAAGTCTTCTACCAACCGAAAATTGATCTGGCGAACGGTCGCCTGGTCGGTGCAGAAGCCCTGCTCCGCTGGCGTCATCCAAGCTTCGGCATGGTCCAGCCTGACAAGTTCATCGGCATCGCCGAAGATACCGGCTTGATCGTCAGCATCGGCGCCTGGGTTCTGAACCAGGCCTGCCTGGCCGCCAGACGCTGGAACGAGAGCGGCGAACGGCGGCTGAAAATCGCTGTCAATCTCTCCTCCCGCCAATTTCGCGACAACGATCTGGTAGCAACGGTGCTTCGAGCCTTGCGCCTGACCGGCTGCAAGCCCGCCTGGCTCGAATTCGAGATTACCGAAAGCCTGCTGCTCGACGACAACAAGGAAATCGGCGTCGCCCTGAAGGCTTTCCGGGACATGGGCATCAGCATCGCCATCGACGATTTCGGCACCGGCTACTCCTCCCTAGCCTACCTCAAACGGTTCCCGATCAATGTCCTGAAGATCGACCGTTCCTTCATCAGCGACGTCATGCTTGACCGCGACAGCACCGAACTGGTCAAGGGCATCATCACCATGGCACACAGCCTGCGCCTCGAATTGGTGGCGGAAGGCATAGAAACCGAAAAGCAGGAGCTATTCCTGCAAGCCCATGGCTGCCATCTTGGCCAGGGCTATCGCTACAGCAAGCCGATTCCGGGCGAGGCCTTCGAGCGCCTGCCTCAAATGCTCAACGAAACGCAGCCTCGCATGTTCCCTGCCCTCGATCGGGATGCCGCCAAACCCGATGCGGCCACACTGCAGTAA
- a CDS encoding chemotaxis protein CheD: MPALDVFLHPGEFHFAAGPGRIGTLLGSCVSVTLWHPGQFIGGMSHILLPARGRGHRGPLDALDARYADESVELLCNELRRRHIAPASCQAKLFGGGNMFPGTRAMDIGHRNIEAARQALARHGFKLVAEHVGGTSRRRLYLDLANGDVWLAAHRHTTVSED; encoded by the coding sequence ATGCCAGCCCTCGATGTCTTTCTGCATCCGGGAGAATTCCATTTTGCAGCCGGGCCGGGACGTATCGGCACCCTGCTCGGCTCCTGCGTATCGGTAACATTGTGGCATCCCGGTCAATTCATCGGCGGCATGAGCCACATCCTGCTCCCGGCGCGCGGGCGAGGCCATCGCGGGCCGCTCGATGCACTCGACGCACGCTACGCCGACGAAAGTGTGGAATTGTTGTGCAACGAACTGCGGCGCCGCCATATCGCGCCGGCCAGCTGTCAGGCCAAGCTGTTCGGCGGCGGCAACATGTTCCCCGGCACCCGCGCCATGGATATCGGCCACCGCAACATCGAAGCCGCCCGCCAGGCGCTGGCTCGCCATGGCTTCAAGCTCGTCGCCGAACATGTCGGCGGCACGAGTCGTCGCCGGCTCTATCTTGATCTCGCCAACGGTGATGTCTGGCTGGCCGCCCACCGCCACACCACAGTTTCGGAAGATTGA
- a CDS encoding CheR family methyltransferase, which produces MNDSSQLGNIPISNAEFGLFQKLTFQIAGISISEAKKVLLVGRLSRRLKALGCDNFSQYYKHVTTGDCAAERQTMVDLLTTNETYFFREPKHFDHLRQLAASRRKGNTFRAWSAAASSGEEAYTMAMVLAETLGNSPWEIVGTDISSRVLAKAQGGHYPMERTDGIPPHMLKKYCLKGIREQAGTLLIARELRERVRFQQSNLLQPSKGIGQFDVIFLRNVMIYFESETKRKVVDNLLPYLKSDGHFIVGHSESLNGLTDKLVTVAPTIYRHAKAS; this is translated from the coding sequence TTGAACGATTCATCACAGCTCGGCAACATTCCGATCAGCAATGCTGAATTCGGCTTGTTCCAGAAACTGACTTTCCAGATCGCTGGCATCAGCATCTCGGAAGCCAAGAAAGTCCTGCTCGTCGGGCGCCTGTCTCGGCGCCTGAAGGCACTCGGCTGCGACAACTTCAGCCAGTACTACAAGCATGTCACAACCGGCGACTGCGCCGCCGAACGGCAGACCATGGTCGACCTGCTGACCACCAACGAAACCTATTTCTTTCGCGAACCGAAGCACTTCGACCATCTTCGCCAACTGGCGGCCAGCCGGCGCAAGGGCAATACCTTTCGCGCCTGGAGCGCGGCGGCGTCGAGTGGTGAAGAGGCCTACACCATGGCCATGGTGCTCGCCGAAACCCTCGGTAACAGCCCATGGGAAATCGTCGGCACCGACATCAGCAGCCGCGTCCTGGCCAAGGCACAGGGGGGGCATTACCCGATGGAGAGGACGGACGGCATCCCTCCCCACATGCTGAAAAAATACTGCCTCAAAGGAATTCGCGAACAGGCCGGCACCCTGCTCATCGCACGGGAGCTACGCGAGCGCGTCAGGTTTCAGCAGTCCAACCTGCTGCAGCCAAGCAAGGGCATCGGCCAGTTCGACGTGATTTTCCTGCGCAACGTAATGATTTATTTCGAGAGCGAAACCAAACGCAAGGTCGTGGATAACCTTTTGCCTTATCTGAAAAGCGATGGCCATTTCATCGTCGGCCATTCCGAGTCCCTGAATGGCCTGACCGACAAGCTCGTCACCGTCGCGCCAACCATCTATCGCCACGCCAAGGCCTCATGA